The following proteins are encoded in a genomic region of Arachis stenosperma cultivar V10309 chromosome 4, arast.V10309.gnm1.PFL2, whole genome shotgun sequence:
- the LOC130975848 gene encoding receptor-like protein kinase FERONIA: MGFLSGFSCCFQSSSGDRGTRILEEQPSSIISELCRQFSLSEMQSATNNFHNSFKVGEGSFGNVYKGYLENSSTPVAIKRCKKDSVFGLSSLKNEVVQLSQLQHPNLISLCGFCIEGTELVLVYDYMSNGSIRDHLHLIGNQKFQAYYYPKGEHLVLQSHLTRVESDVKGTIGYLDPDYAATNMFTEKSDVFSFGIVLLEVVSAKSEREINREYFHFQGFSQSLRSSANEIVDAIFKSKIDPDCWKTFVDITKRCLLMDGRERPDMGEVEMELEHALKLQEEADAKN; encoded by the exons ATGGGTTTTCTATCTGGTTTTTCTTGCTGCTTCCAATCTTCTTCTGGTGATAGAGGAACACGTATCTTAGAAGAACAACCATCATCCATTATAAGTGAACTCTGCCGTCAGTTTTCACTTTCAGAGATGCAATCAGCAACAAATAACTTCCATAATTCTTTTAAAGTTGGAGAAGGCTCCTTTGGCAATGTCTACAAAGGTTATCTGGAAAACAGTTCTACACCAGTTGCCATCAAACGGTGCAAGAAGGATTCAGTTTTTGGTCTTTCCAGCTTGAAGAATGAGGTTGTCCAGCTTTCTCAGCTGCAACACCCCAATCTCATCTCCTTATGTGGATTCTGCATTGAAGGAACCGAGTTGGTTCTTGTATATGATTACATGTCTAATGGTTCCATTCGTGATCATCTTCATC TAATTGGGAACCAAAAGTTTCAAGCCTATTATTATCCAAAAGGGGAGCACTTAGTACTTCAAAGTCATTTGACAAGGGTGGAGTCAGATGTGAAGGGAACAATAGGGTATCTTGATCCGGATTATGCAGCAACAAATATGTTCACTGAAAAATCAGATGTATTTTCATTCGGCATAGTTCTATTAGAAGTTGTGAGTGCAAAGTCGGAACGCGAGATTAACAGAGAATACTTTCACTTTCAAGGCTTTAGTCAGTCACTGAGGTCATCTGCAAATGAAATTGTTGATGCAATTTTTAAGTCTAAGATTGATCCAGATTGTTGGAAAACATTTGTTGACATCACTAAGAGATGCTTGCTTATGGATGGAAGGGAGAGGCCAGACATGGGAGAAGTGGAGATGGAACTTGAACATGCACTAAAATTGCAAGAGGAAGCTGATGCCAAGAATTAA
- the LOC130976200 gene encoding uncharacterized protein LOC130976200 — MDKKKEQKHTGNKLKQQSTMEKKKKQQQNENSKSIHDILPLELIHRILLRVPLKHLARLKCVSKFWNTLISDPDFAKSHVHLSAAPTHVCLFIDDYSKACSVDIDAVFHDYNSATAVKEDKNGHEHFDCLSLRTNSWINLDFALSKPLGRSNWKSRGFFLNGAIHWSSCTLNVGVYSILIFDLKERSFSTISMPEQVMGYLNPTHLVLLGGCLALYSYDRDKTNIWVMKEYKVHSSWTFYQISRGRSAPLCLSNGSDIVALDSILKSIDLYLRFAKYNVRGELLRLKCFDYSDLEHFKDRSRRLSQYGTNYIVYTESLVPVPSENVRNKDEKRYVNEGHAESALTSEREKVVIGNGQLSNDPSIQEIRRSTRGRVINRTLDDFAW, encoded by the exons ATGGATAAGAAGAAGGAGCAGAAGCACACGGGGAACAAACTAAAACAGCAATCgaccatggagaagaagaagaagcaacagCAGAATGAGAATAGCAAGAGCATTCACGACATTCTTCCTCTTGAGCTGATTCACAGAATCCTACTGAGGGTTCCGCTCAAACATCTTGCTCGTCTGAAGTGCGTCTCGAAGTTTTGGAACACTCTCATTTCCGATCCCGACTTTGCGAAATCGCATGTTCACCTCTCTGCCGCACCCACCCATGTATGCCTCTTCATAGATGACTACTCCAAGGCTTGCTCCGTTGACATTGACGCAGTATTTCACGACTACAATTCTGCTACTGCAGTAAAAGAG GATAAGAATGGCCATGAGCACTTTGATTGCCTGTCTTTGAGAACCAATTCATGGATTAATCTTGATTTTGCACTCTCCAAACCCTTGGGTAGGAGCAACTGGAAATCTCGTGGGTTCTTCTTGAATGGCGCTATTCATTGGTCGTCCTGCACTCTTAATGTTGGAGTTTATAGTATTCTTATATTTGATTTGAAGGAAAGGAGTTTCTCAACTATATCTATGCCTGAACAAGTGATGGGTTATCTCAATCCCACTCATCTTGTCCTACTAGGAGGGTGCCTGGCCTTGTATTCTTATGATCGCGATAAAACTAACATATGGGTGATGAAAGAATACAAAGTGCATTCATCTTGGACTTTCTATCAGATTTCTCGGGGACGGTCTGCGCCTCTATGCTTATCCAATGGTAGTGACATTGTTGCACTAGATTCTATTTTGAAATCTATAGATCTCTACTTAAGGTTTGCCAAATATAATGTCAGAGGAGAGCTCCTCCGACTCAAATGTTTTGATTATAGTGATCTGGAACATTTTAAAGATCGTTCTCGTCGGTTGTCTCAGTATGGCACAAACTACATTGTATACACAGAGAGTCTCGTGCCAGTCCCTAGTGAGAATGTAAGGAATAAAGATGAAAAACGGTACGTGAATGAAGGTCATGCAGAATCAGCACTAACAAGTGAGAGGGAAAAGGTTGTTATTGGGAATGGACAGCTGTCAAACGATCCTTCAATTCAAGAAATCAGGAGAAGCACGAGAGGGAGGGTCATTAATAGAACCCTGGATGACTTTGCGTGGTAA
- the LOC130976199 gene encoding uncharacterized protein LOC130976199 has translation MLLKCISFPVSKKTSSSKKHSSTVIELLCHQFSLEDLKRSTDNFNQKLIVGKGGFSTVYKGCLKHNGGSDHTIALKLKCCNSNQHFLEFMKEIELLCQFHHPNLISLVGFCNHEKKKIIVYEFMCNGSLHDHLYNRDKKPLSWQTRLEICIGVARGLHYLHAGAKRSIFHCDIKPSNILLDSNMVPKVSDFGLSLQGPLSTSKPKPIAVDYVAGTFGYLAPECFQRLTVTDKCDVYSFGMVLLVMVCMKEKDLFLNKANMLGNQHLEGKSEIKYLEKFIDDQVQPWNVIAFMQRFPIEEIIDPTLRGKIVPECWEVFMDVTKRCLMHEPDERPTMGEVEVLLEYALLLQAQADIKKNNGCYSLSSTTIINLGEVICMHDIHLEELIFHQFLLADLRRTTFDFERRVIGRGSFGTVYRGRILLNGATYHSIAIKKLDWLSICDSDIQWNLKDIENISQLRHPNLVSLFGFCDELDEKILVYMYIPNGSLHYHLNWNEEALTWKKRLEICIGVAEGLSYLHTASIFHHNIKLSNILLDYDMLPKLSDFGLPWSKKIHAEDYAAPELLQGHDFTDKCDVYSFGIVLLKVVLTNKLPIVEGVIYLNLEGKIAPQCLEVFLNITKCCLKYEANERPTMNEVKTQLQQALALQEEADSSTSGDYNLLSVIFDPPVGGSIYY, from the exons ATGCTTCTCAAGTGTATAAGCTTTCCTGTTTCAAAGAAGACAAGCTCATCCAAGAAGCACTCTTCAACGGTTATAGAATTGTTATGCCATCAATTTTCCCTGGAAGATCTTAAAAGATCAACCGACAACTTCAACCAGAAATTAATAGTTGGAAAAGGAGGTTTTAGCACCGTATACAAAGGATGTCTCAAACACAATGGTGGATCAGACCATACAATTGCATTAAAGCTCAAGTGTTGCAACTCCAACCAGCATTTCCTtgagttcatgaaggaaattgAGTTGCTATGCCAGTTTCATCATCCTAATTTGATCTCTCTTGTAGGATTTTGCAAccatgaaaagaaaaagattattGTGTATGAGTTCATGTGCAATGGCTCTCTTCATGATCACCTATACAATAGGGACAAGAAACCACTATCATGGCAGACAAGGCTAGAGATATGTATAGGAGTGGCGCGTGGACTACACTACCTTCACGCTGGAGCCAAGCGCTCTATCTTTCATTGTGACATAAAACCTAGTAACATCCTTTTGGATAGCAATATGGTGCCTAAGGTCTCAGACTTTGGGCTTTCATTGCAGGGACCACTATCTACTTCCAAGCCAAAACCAATTGCAGTAGATTATGTTGCAG GTACATTTGGATACTTAGCTCCTGAGTGTTTCCAACGCCTGACCGTTACAGATAAATGTGACGTTTACTCCTTTGGTATGGTTCTACTTGTAATGGTATGCATGAAGGAGAAGGATTTGTTTCTTAACAAGGCCAACATGTTAGGTAACCAACATTTGGAGGGGAAGAGTGAAATCAAATACTTAGAAAAGTTCATTGATGATCAAGTTCAACCATGGAATGTAATAGCCTTTATGCAGCGATTCCCAATCGAAGAGATCATTGATCCAACCCTCAGGGGAAAGATTGTACCAGAGTGCTGGGAAGTATTCATGGATGTTACAAAAAGATGTTTGATGCATGAACCTGATGAACGACCAACAATGGGTGAAGTAGAGGTGTTGCTTGAGTATGCTTTGTTATTGCAGGCACAAGCAGATATCAAAAAGAACAATGGTTGTTATTCTTTATCATCCACCACCATTATAAACTTAGGTGAAGTCATTTGTATGCATGATATTCATTTAGAAGAGCTGATATTCCATCAGTTTTTGCTTGCCGATCTTAGGCGAACAACCTTCGACTTTGAACGCAGAGTCATCGGTAGAGGAAGCTTTGGTACAGTATACAGAGGTCGTATCTTACTAAATGGAGCTACTTATCATTCAATTGCAATTAAGAAGTTGGATTGGTTATCTATATGTGATAGTGATATACAGTGGAATTTAAAAGATATTGAGAATATTTCCCAACTTCGCCATCCTAATTTGgtctctctttttggattctgtGATGAACTTGATGAGAAGATTCTTGTATACATGTATATTCCCAATGGATCTCTCCATTATCACTTAAATTGGAATGAAGAAGCTCTAACATGGAAGAAAAGACTAGAAATATGCATTGGAGTAGCAGAAGGATTGAGCTACCTTCACACAGCATCTATTTTTCACCATAACATAAAACTCAGCAACATCCTTTTGGATTATGATATGTTGCCCAAACTCTCAGATTTTGGGCTCCCCTGGTCCAAGAAAATTCATGCAG AAGATTATGCTGCTCCGGAGTTGTTACAAGGACATGATTTCACAGATAAATGTGATGTTTATTCGTTTGGTATAGTTCTCTTAAAAGTTGTATTAACAAACAAGCTACCAATTGTTGAAGGGGTTATTTATCTCAATCTAGAGGGAAAGATTGCACCACAGTGTTTGGAAGTATTCTTGAATATCACAAAATGCTGTTTGAAGTATGAAGCAAATGAGAGACCAACAATGAATGAAGTGAAAACTCAACTTCAACAAGCTCTGGCACTGCAAGAGGAGGCAGATTCCAGCACAAGTGGTGATTACAACTTGTTATCTGTGATCTTTGATCCTCCGGTTGGTGGAAGCATATATTATTAA